A stretch of DNA from Nerophis ophidion isolate RoL-2023_Sa linkage group LG18, RoL_Noph_v1.0, whole genome shotgun sequence:
GACTTTCTAATAAATGTGcaaaaaaatgataattaaaaacctttttacattgtctttatggggtattgtgtgtagaattttgaggacaattcATTCAATTTCGGAATAACAAAAAGTGCAACACTGTGAATACTGTATGATGTAAACACACTTTTTCTTCTGACAAACAAAAGCATGgggagccattttgatatttttcattttcaaaaccaatataaTTTATATTGTAACCCTTCAGGCTTCCCTTTATTTTGGTATATGTTAAAGGTCCCGGGACCCCAAACGACTCTCAGTCATTAAAGTCTTAAAAATAGGGCacaaagttccttttttttttttttttactttcactgcTGAAATAACTGTGATTCCACATCAGGTCTGTCTGTTGACATAAAGTTTTAAtgattttaatgttttatgccaTTATTTGTCAAAATCCTTTTTAATTGGGAAAAatgacaaatgggttgtacttatatagcgcttttttaccttcaaggtactcaaagcgctttgacactacttccacattcacccattcacacacacatttacactgatggcaggagctgccatgcaaggcgctagccagcacccatcaggagcaagggtgaagtgtcttgctcaaggacacaacagacgtgacgaggttggtagaaagtggggacTGAACCAAGGATAATAATGCGCCACGCATAataaaaaacacataatatgcaatatttttctcccaaaaaaatgttcaaagtggaatacttgatgtgacgtaattggagccttaaatataaaaaaaatactttcaatgtattattatgttttgaacaataacaaaaaaataaaaataaatcagactaAAAAGCCCCACTCatgaaattgttttaaaaaagtgATACagcaataaatattatttttactttcaatgcttaaatctctagatcagcttCAGATCTGTATGTTGTTGAtaaggacaagcagtaaaaaatggttGGATAAATGgaagttttaaatgtttttaaataaactgtTAACATGGCAGTTTAGTGTTACTATtgtcaatattgcaacattttctggtcacatttttggttttgttttgcaataatatttaaaaatgtgttgccagatgttaaaaaaaaaaaaaaatctccaaatGGTCCGCAGTTTCGACAACCCTGCTTTATGTTCTCACCTGTATACGAATGctgtagctcagtggttctcaaatgggggtacgcgtacccctgggggtaattgaaggtatgccatttttttttaaatattgtaaaaatagcaacaattcaaaaatcctttataaatatatttattgaataatacttccaaaaAATATGATTGtaataaaagaaatgcaacaatgcattattcaatgttgacagctagattttttttgtggacatgttccataaatattgatattattttgtgaagaaatgtttagaattaagttgatgaatccagatggatctctattacaatccccaaagaggacactttaagttgatgattacttctatgtgtagaaatctttatttaaaattgaatcacttgtttatttttccacaagtttttagttattttttattaatttttttccaaatagttcaagaaagaccactacaaatgagcaatattttgcactgttatacaatttaataaatcagaaactgatgacatagtgctgtattttatttcattatctcttttttttttaaccaaaaatgctttgctctgaagggggtacttgaattttaaaaaactgttcacagggggtacatcactgaagaaaggttgagaaccactgctgtagctcATTACTGATAGTCTGTGTTTAACCTCAAACCTGGTAGGAGAAGGCAAATATTTCCATCCTTGCAAAGTTGAAaagaaaaaagatgaaatacgAGCTTAAAAGATGATGTTTATTGAAAAAGATATAGACAGTACACAAAGTGTGGGTTGATAATCAGTGCACAATGCGGTGTTATTATTCGTtcttttattattgttgttattaaaaaaaaaagtagctctCTGGGTTTTTTACACCTCTTGAGGTGACGTCATGCTGTCGATGAAAATTAGGTGTGTTTCTGGAAGCAGGGTGAAAATGTTCAGTCAATTACGTGATTGAAGGAAATAAACACACCTTCTGTTTCCTTCCTTTAGAGACCAAAATAAAGGGCTTCCTTCATGGCGGAGTCTCGTGTTGTTCTGGAAGGATCTGTCTTTTTCTGGGTCTACACTCACACATAGTCCTTCCTCTCCAGCCCCGGACCGCCTGCGGATCGCGAAGCCGAGTACGCCATCCTGGAGTTGTTGTACCTGGCCTCGCGTGGCGGGCAGGAGCAACAGAGGAGCCCGCCGCCGAGAAGCAGGAGGGCGGCGGCCGCCCAGCCGATGTAAAGCGCGGCGCCCAGCTCCCGCCTCTGGGCGTCGGTCAGCAGGGGGTTGTAGAAGTCCCTGATGATGGTGTTGGCGGACCAGGACACGGGGATGAGTTGCATGAACCCCGAGACGATGAAGAAGACCCCGGAGATGATCATCACCTTAGCTTTGGAGGCCTCGTCTTCGATGCAGTTGGTGCACTTGGCGCCGGTGATGGAGACGAGCACGGCCAAGATGGCCAGCAAGATGGAGATGACGGTGAGGGCGCGGGCCGCCTGCAGGTCCTGGGAGAGCGCCAGCATGGAGTCGTAGACCTTGCACTGCATCTGCCCCGTGCTCTGGACCACGCAGGTCATCCACAGACCTTCCCAGATGATCTGCGCCGTCACGATGTTGCTGCCGATGAAGGCCGTTACTCGCCACATGGGGAGGGCGCACGCCACGATGGCGATAATCCATCCCAGGATGCACAGGGAGATGCCGATCAACTCCAAGCCCGCAGACATCCTGCGGAAATCTTCCGTCTCCTTCTGCCGACGCTCCACGGGTGTCACGGCTGAGGCGAGTCGGGCACTTTGGAGGTTTGCAGCCGGCGCATGGGTGACGgcgctgcgtgtgtgtgtgtgtagcctgGATGGGAGCACCATGCTTTATAAAGCGGCACCAGGTGGATGGGAGGAGTCCTTGGAGGAGCTGACATCACcagaaaaaggaggaggaaggACATGGAGAGACTCTCAGCTTTCATGTGCAGCTTCACAATGGGCCACAGTGAGGCCTTTTTTGAGGGATGGCAAATGCAGCAACCTTTTAGAGTCACAATTGTCGTCAACTACTGGACTATTGCACTTGGTAAAACCTAAGATTTGTtgaccttttctgagccaagtcacatttttttcattgaaaaaattttgaggcacaccaccagcagaaaacattaaaaaaaaattcaactcagcagccgatattgacagtaaaaagttgttctcggaattgttgaatatgaattcaaaccataaccaagcatgcctcactatagctcttgtctcaaagtaggtgtcacgccgtgacttatttggaggtttttaaaggggaacattatcaccagacctatgtaagcgtcaatatatacgttgatcttgcagaaaaaagaccatatatttttttaaccaatttccgaactctaaatgggtgaattttggcgaattaaatgcctttctattcttcgctctcggagcgatgacgccACAACGTGACGTcccataggtagtcaatccgccattttctcaaacacgttacaaacaccaagtcaaatcagctctgttattttccgttttttcgactgttttccgtaccttggagacatcatgcctggtcggtgtgttgtcggagggtgtaacaacacgatcagggacggattcaagttgatataCATGGAGTGTGCATCGCTTAgctatgctatttaggctagctgtatgtacatttgtagctatatttgcatccagcctttccctccacccacatttaatgccaaacaaacacataccaatcgacggatttaagttgctccagtgtcaaaagatgcgaaagtccctcgtttggtctgcacattttaccggcgatgctaaggcagacatggcacagagatgtatggatgtcCTGCGACACACAaagtagatgcatttccaacgataaagtcaacaaaatcacaaaggtgacttttgttgatgttattgacttatgtgctaatcaggcatatttggtcgcagcatgactgtcagctaatcgatgctaacatgctatttaggctagctgtatatacatttgtagctatatttgcatccagcctttccctccacccacatttaatgtcaaacaaacactcaccaatcgatggatttaagttgctccagtgtcaaaagatgcaaaagtacctcatttggtctgcacattttatcggcgatgctaagacatacatggcacagagatgtatggatatcctgcgacactcaatcgttggttagaaggcaatcgctgaatagcttcaatagctattcggtgaatagcttcagtttcttctttaatttcgttttcgctatctgcctccatactccaaccatccgtttcaatacatgcgtaatctgttgaatcgcttaagccgctgaaatccgagtctgaatccaagctaatgtcgctatatcttgctgtgctatccgccatattggcatcactagatgacctcacaggaaaatggacggtggatttacagatagcaaaaatcaggcactttaaagccttttttcgggatattccatgatgggtaaaattttgaaaaatacttttaacccttctgaaattgtgataaggttcccctttaatgtgttcctgtgtgcagtgttttagttcttgtcttgcgctcctattttgctgttgattgtcacgtcatgtacggatgcagtttgtggacgctgtctgctccacacgctgtaagttaaaaagttaagttaaagttaaaataccaatgattgtcacacacacactaggtgtggcaaaatattctctgcatttgaccaaatcatttttggtgatttaacctccaatcccaacccttgatgctgagtgctaagcagggaggtagtgaatcccatttttatagtctttggtatgaatcggtcggggtttgaattcatgacctaccgatcttagggtggacactctaaccactaggccattgggtaggtaagtctttgctgtcgtccaacattctgtttttgtcTACTTTGCAGCCAATTCAGTTAtggtttcgttttgcatagccatccctaagcatcaatgccttttcttagcgacacttgccttttgtttatttatggtttaagcgttagatacctttttacctgcacgctgccttccgcatattgtgatcatgacaaaccatgtttccgacatctacaaagcaattagctacctgctgccacctcctGATAGGCCGcgctctagacagtacagacactcaacaacgtcACATTATTTGCGGgttacaattactggtttgcataaaatattttaacccaattaggtgaaaagACATTATGTCTCTCGGcgcaccaaacaatatctcaagGTATATtagtgtgccgtggcacagtcgtagaaaaacactgacctaaggGCCTGATTCActtaaggtttgcgtgtactaaatcACATGTGAACCTGATAGCACGCGCCAAGCGGATCTGCTAAAAGTGGATTGCTAAGGAGCCAAACCCTTTTAGCGTCTCAGTTGCCATGAATATGCCAAATAAAAACTCATCAGAATGCCCGCAATACCAGACTACAAGGTGCAAATATATCATACCGCACATGCCATGTGATTTATCATCACCGTTTTTTGCCAGTGGTGTTTAGCTTTTTATTTAGTATGTCCAAACTGTCCAGTCAGTTACACACACATCTGTGAAAAAAGATTGGTGCTCAGGCTGCAAAGACAAAAGATGGAAAGAGAATCCTCTGTTAGGTGTGTTAAAATATGTAGACcgtaggaataaaaatgtataaacatattgtctattatacatatacacatactgtacatacggAACATtgtaaaaagccgctgcctgaccagggctcaaaaaatctgtagagactcctcccaccgccaccaaggactgttttcactgctggactctagaaagaggttccgcagcctccgtagcagaacctccaggttctgtaacagctttttcccacagaccataagactcttgaacgcatcataataatcacctcaatctccccccccccccccccccaaatggattaattcgctggaatataaagacaatataacatacatctataaaagacgatgcatatgcaaaagtgcaatatatttatctgtacaatagTCTATCTTTATcccaccttattgctcttttatcctgcactacaatgagttaatgcagtggttctcaaccaaaaaggataaagaagtaaaatacagcactatgtcatcagtttctggtttattaaattttataacagggcaaaatattgcttatttgtagtggtctttcttgaactatttggaaaaaaagatatacataaAAACGACGTATTTATTCGATAAAAACTACGTATTTATCGGACATGTTTGTGCTGTTTATCATAACTGGTTTTGGGGGACggcatgccagcaacctgagggttcctggttcaagccccaccttctaccaacctggtcacgtccattgtgtccttaagcaagacacttcactcttgctcctgatgggtggtggttagcgccttgcatggcagctccctccgtcagtgtgtgaatgcgtgtgtgaatgggtgaatgtggaaatagtgtcaaagcgctttgagtaccttgaaggcagaaaagcgctatacaagtataacccatttaccatttgtttaAAAAATGAGTACTAAAGTTATATGATTTGGTTATTTTCTTAGCCCCTCCACATGTCTCTTAAAAAAACCTGGAGCCGTCCTTGGGCACCTAGTAACGAAATCCATCTTTATTAGGTTAAAACATAGCATTAAACGttaatatgctaatgttagcatgttaaaattagcaCGCTCATAGGGGCATACTTGcccaccttgagacctccgaaattgGGAGATATGGGCGAGGTTGAGGTGGGTTGGGGTGGGAGGTCAGtaaggggatatatatatatatatatatatatatatatatatatatatatatatatatatatatatatatatatatacatatatatatatatgtatatatatatatataatacgttcatgaatgagtatatccgttcggccccCGTGTTCATTGGAGAAGTCTACAAAGTTTCCAGGctgcataccccttcccctttgagctgtcctggatgaactgaaattattttttccaatcattttgcaaCTTGCAAGCGCACTTCATCTTCTTACTcgtcatcgccatgtctcttctttgttcttctgctctgttaagtttttggacattactactagttttgaagcaatgcatgatgggaatccggatgttgtgtgtcagtctattaacgtgccggctggaatgaGCACACGCTGAGGAATAGTTCCGTGCCTACCTACTTCATGTGTTAtaaataaacctatggataacagagacatatataatagtcttatTTTCAGgtaagagaggacgctaaaggcagtgcctttaaggtacgcccccaatattgttgtccaggtggaaatcgggagaaatttgggagaatggttgccccgggagattttcgggaggggcactgaaattcaggagtctcccaggaaaatcgggagggttggcaagtatgcataggGGAATAGCTaatatacttctaagatggtgccaagcAAAGAAATCTAATGGATATTTGGTTAAAATGTACATAATTAGCTTAAATGCTAAAACAAAATGTTAGCATTCagtggtagcatgctaacatttacatGCTATCACAGGAACCGTTAGCAAACTTCCAATATGGTGTGAAGTAAAAAAATCCATAATTAAGtgggttaaaatgtaaaaattgagctaaaatgccaacataaaatgttaacacgctaacgttagcatgcctaCATTGGAACAGTTGgcatatttccaagatggcgctatGTAACACAATTCATGAGCTGAACTTGTTGGTGTTGGAACTGACCGAATCGGTgggaaaatgtgggagttgtggaacttggaaaaaattcCCTTTCATTAataggaatttcctggaaatttagaAATTTGGAATATTGGAATTGCTTGAATCGGTtaaggcgggtgccatgattgggaataaaagcagcttccatgaaatgcggagtcattcacaaacaagaatggggcgcaTTTGctcacaaatgcgtgagcaaattgtccaacagtttaagaacaacatttctcaccgagttatttcaaggaatttagggatttcaccatgtatgctctgtaatatcatcaaaaggttcagagaatctggagaaatcactgcacgtaagcgatgatattacggacctttgaccccttaggcagtactgcatcaaaaaccgacatcagtgtgtaaaggatattaccacatggactcaggaatacttcagaaaaccactgtcagtaactacagtcggtcgctacatctttaagtgcaagttaaaacttgacTTTGCAAGgagaaagccattcatcaacaacacagagaaatgtgcaaagtggaaaagtgttgtgtggtctgacgagtccacatttcaaattgttcttggaaactttggacgttgtgtcgtccggaccaagaggaaaagaaccatctgtatTGTTATAGgaacaaagttccaaagccagcatctgtgatggtatgggggtgtattagtgaccaagggatgggtaacttacacatctgtgaaggcaccattaaagctgaaaggtacatacaggttttggagcaacatacagtgtgttgtcatccaagcaacgtcatcatgcacgcccctgcttatttcagcaagacaatgccaagccacgtgttacaacagcgtggcttcatagtaaaagagtgtgggtactagactggcctgcctgtagtccagacccgtctcccatggaaaatgtgtggcgcaatatgaagcctaaaataccacaacggagaccccacactgttgaacaacttaagcaggaatgggaaataattccacctgaaaagcttcaaaaattggtctcctcagttcccaaacgtttactgagtgttgttaaaaggaaaggccatgtaacacagtggtaaaaatgcccatgtgccaacttttttgcaatgtgttgttgccattaaattctaagttaatgattatttgcaaaaaaaaattaagtttctcacttggaacattaaatatcttgtctttgcaatatattcaattaaatatgagttgaaaaggatttacaaatcattttattctgtttttatttacgaattacacaacgtgccgacttcactggtttggggttttgtagatCAGTTATTAGTTGGGAGTGTGAAACATGTACATTaaatggcaaaataaaaaaatatggagTTATTTCGTGTTTATAAAGACCCTCAATGCAGTTACAATTCCACATACCTCTGTTTCCTACACATGTGCAGAGGCTTGGGGTGCATGGATCACAACGAGGGAAAAATCTCCTGCATGTCGGTTTTTGTTTGGAAAAACAAGAGGGATGACATTATTTATCGACAAATTaatttgaaggcaacacatttttGTTTACGATTTGTTTTGAAGTCATGGAGTTTGAATGTTTTCTCCAGTTTCACAGGAGAACTTTGGAGCTTTCACCTGCCAACAGTGTTCTTTGGCCTTTAATCGCTGTCTGTCTGCGGGATGTCCTTGAAATTCTTTGCACTAATGACCATCTCCCTAgatacccccccccctcccttcccTACCTTGGTGTCTGATGTTTGGTTCCTATAGTGCCCCCTCCTCCCTTCCCTCGACCATTAAACAGGTCCTTTGTCAGTAAGCAGACAAAGCAGATGGACGCTCTTGTTATCTCTGAgcaagtagagttttaacttgcacttacagatgtagcgaccaactgtagttactgacagtggttttatgaagtgttcctgagcccgcgtggtgatatcctttacacactgatgtcagtttttgatgcagtaccgcctgagggattaaaggtccgtaatatcatcgcttacgtgcagtgatttatccagattctctgaaccttttaatgattttacagaccgtagatggtaaaatccctaaattccttgcaatagctcgttgagaaatgttgttctaaaactgttcgacaatttgcttacaaattggtgactctcgcagcatccttgtttgtgaatgacttagcatttcatggaagctgtttttatacccaatcatggcccccacctgtacccaattagcctgcacactagtgggatgttgcaaataagtgttttatgagcattcctcaactttatcagtatttattgccgcctttcccaacttctttgtcacgtgttgctggcatcaaattctaaagttaacgattattagcacaaaaaaaatgtttatcagtttgaacatcaaatatgttgtctttgtagcatattcatttgaatatgggtggaaaatgatttgcaaatcattgtattccgtttatatttacatctaacacaatgtccaactcatatggaaacttgactcagggaggaggacgtccctgccatgcagagtcccgatggtgccttgatagaaggagagatgaagagagcgaggccacaggctcacagatggtgcaggggcgagtacctgtaaaggtgagccagttgcgatacccttatcgtattttgcatatatatatatatatatatatatatatatatatatatatatatatatatatatatatatatataaatatacatacacacaactacaacataaatacatcagcagatacaatatatacacgtATGATACCAGtatgtcaggcttgtcactgacaggttggttatgttttagtttttcctgtgtgtttgtgttttatttcctgtcagcgcttttattttggttcagtttcctgcttgtctccctgagtgctgtttcccctcacatgcggctgattggcagcctggccataCATGGTGTCAATCAGACGGCTACTATTAAtccctgcctcgccctccagtcagtgctggagtattgttagctgtttcctggttcctgtatGCTGTTTCCAGTTTCCCTTTTTCCTGGTTCCTGATTCTTGTTTTGCTGCAttttattttggacattaaaagtcatgttttcctgcatcaAGCCTGCCATCCCTGCATCTTCGGGTTTGTCATCAACACCCCCCGACACAGTATTTGGTAATAAAAACAGTACAGAGTAAGTTGGTAATAACCAGACCTCCTTCCTGCTAAGCTGCCGTGCTCAGACAGCCTTGTCAACAGACGAATACACTATTGATGTTtagcaaaatccatccatccatttcctaccgcttattcccttttggggtgagcggcacctatctcagctacgattttGCTGCAAATGAAAATCGGCTCCTAATATCAGTTATTGGCCTCCTAGAATCAGTATTGGCATCGgctgtaaaaaaattaatttggtTGATCTCAAATATGGACGCATTTTACCTTTGCCGTGGTAAATACCAAGACACATACGTAGCTCTATTTTCTCCGGTAAAAATACAACCACCTTGAACTCGGACATTTTCGCAACATTAAGCAGGCCGAAGCTAGAATTTTAAAATCACTGATAAACTGTACTGAATTGATGTGAGTAAGACAGTAGAGCAGGAGCAAGACCGCTTACTCTATCAGTACTTTTGTACACCATAGGCAAGTTTGTGTaccaatttaataagaaaaatgCCTATTTAGTGCACTTTAATCAATGTCCTTGGCACACTGTTCAGTTATAAATCACATAaattccctccatccattttctaccgcttattccctttggggttgctggtgcctatctcagctacaatcaggcggaaggcggtgtacaccctggacaagtcaccacctcattgcagggccaacacagatagacagacaacattcacactcacattcacacactagggcccatttagtgttgccaatcaacctatccccaggtgcatgtctttggaggtgggaggaagccggagtacccggagggaacccacgcagtcacggggagaacatgcaaactccatacagaaagatcccgagcccgggattgaaccctgactattcaggaccttcgtattgtgaggcagacacactaacccccctttcaccgtgctgcccatcacACAACTTGACAAGCCAAAATGAAAATACCAGATTGGTCATTTTAAAGCTAGGACataaagaaagtgtgtgtgtgtgtgtatatatatatatatatatgtttatatatatatatatatataaggggtgtgggaaaaaatcgatttaaatacgaatcgaatcgtttacgttgtgcgattcagaatcaattctcattttttaaaaattgatttttttttttaatattattattattttttttttaatcaatccaaccaaccactacacagcaataccataacaatgcaatccaattccaaaaccaaacgtgacccagcaacattcagaactgcaataaacagagcaattgagaggagacaaacatgacagaacaaaccaaaagttgtgaaacaaaaatgcatattatctacaacagtatcaatattaattataatttcagcatagccgtgattaaaaatccctcattgacattatcattagacatttataaaataataaaaaagaacaatagtgtcacagtggcttacacttgcatcgcatctcataagcttgacaacacactgtgtccaatgttttcacaaagataaaataagtcatatttttggtttgtttaatagttaaaacaaatttacattattgcaatcagttgataaaacgttgtcctttacaattataaaagctttttttaaacaaatatctaCTACTCtgatagcatgtcagcagactggggtagatcctgctgaaatcctatgcattgaatgaatacataattgttttaaatcggaaaaatatcgtttttgaatcaagaattgaatcgaatcgaaaaaaatcgatatattatcgaatcgtgaccctaagaatcgatattgaatcgaatcgtgggacacccaaagattcacagccctagtatgtatgtatatatatatatatatatacatatttatgtgtgtattgatgtatatatatatatatatatatatatatatatatatatatatatatatatatatatatatatatatatatatatatatacatatatatgtgtgtatatatgtatatatatatatatatatatatatatatatatatatatatatatatatatatattgtggcgggcactaggaccattCTCACACCCAGCAGAAGGGGTGTGGTTTGTTCTACTGGGAGACACTTTAAATattgcatgttgtgttgtgtttgtcagATTTTCTCATGTAGGCAGTCTAAAATAAAGACCTTGAAGAGACAAC
This window harbors:
- the LOC133536856 gene encoding claudin-3-like: MSAGLELIGISLCILGWIIAIVACALPMWRVTAFIGSNIVTAQIIWEGLWMTCVVQSTGQMQCKVYDSMLALSQDLQAARALTVISILLAILAVLVSITGAKCTNCIEDEASKAKVMIISGVFFIVSGFMQLIPVSWSANTIIRDFYNPLLTDAQRRELGAALYIGWAAAALLLLGGGLLCCSCPPREARYNNSRMAYSASRSAGGPGLERKDYV